The genomic DNA TACCGGCATCGATATGTTCCTTAATCACAGTTTCATCACTGAATGGCGTGTCATTCAGTGTCAGGCCATAGTGCTGTTCCAGCAAACGTGTCAGTAACATTTGCCAGACAGCCACGGGTGACAGGCAGTGCTTCACCGCCCGCTGAGTTGTTGCAGGTAAAGTTTTCATATTTGCTCTCGTGAAGGTAATTAACGCTGAGTGAGGTAAATGGCGATGTATATGTAGCCGCAACTGCCAAGGGTGTCGGCTTCGCAGGTAAAACCGTTGTGATACAGGGTGACGCAGTGGGCATGATGGGGGCTGAGTTCACCGGTGGTCAGCATCGATTCCATCTGGCGGATAAAGTGCGGGAATGTTTCATCCAGCTTCTGGCATTCGGCGTCACTGAACTTACCGGTGATACTGGCCCGGTCAGCTAGGTAGTGCAGCCGGTTGCCCTCCTGCACCAGACGTGTTCCCAGGCGCGGCGTGATATCGCGCTGCAAGCCCCAAGTGATGTTGCTCATTACAGTTCTCCACTATTGTCAGTTTAGGGTGATGCTCATCAGGCAGGCATAAGGCCCGTTGCGGTCCTGGCGGCGTTCGGCGTACACAGCCAGGACTCCTGTGATATCCGGAACGTCCCTGCCGGTGTAATGGCAGACGCTACCGTGCCACTGATATTTTCCGGTGCAGTAGCGAAAGATTCGGGACTCAGGATGCTGGCGGTATATCGTCATTGCCCGGCGTTTACTGATAATTTTCATGTCATACCTCACAGCAGACCGTGTTCTGCGAACGAATAGATTTGCCTGCCGCCGACAATCAAGTGGTCAGGGACGCGGATATCCACCAGCTGAAGCACCTGCACCAGTCGCTGCGTGAGGGTTTTGTCAGCCTGGCTGGGTGTTGTCTCACCAGAGGGATGGTTGTGCGCGAGTATCACCGCCGCCGCGTTGAAGTATAGGGCACGTTTTACCACTTCCCGGGGATGCACCTCGGTACGGTTAATCGTGCCTGTGAAGAGCGTCTCATGGGCAATCAACTGATTCTGGTTGTCCAGATACAACACACGGAACTCTTCCCGCTCAAGCGCGGCCATATGCAGTCGCAGCCATTCACGTACGGCGTGGGTAGAGGTGAAGGCCACGCCGGGCTCATGCAGGTGGCGGTCCAGAGCCCTGAGCGCCCGCTGAATGAGACGCCGGTCCTGTGGCGTCATCTCGCCGGGTAAAAAGGAAAGCTGTTTCATCTGTTGCTCCTTCGGTCAGTCGATAATGCGCAGAATGGCGTGGGCCTCTGGATGCTGCAGGGCGTAGTCCCGCAGGCGGTAATAGTGTTCAGTCATGGCATCGCATTGGGTGCGACAGGCGTGATGGCTGTACGCAATCAGGCAGACAGCAATACCTGCGGCTTCTGCACTCATTTGGGCATCGTTGCCGTTCAGGCAATTAAACAGACGCCATATCTCATCATTGTCAGACTCGGGAGCCATAAACGCCCCGCCATTGCTGAGGGTGTAAAAGGACCAGATACCACCGCTGTAGGTCGAACAGAAGCGATCCATCCAGGCGAAAATACGGGGTTCCAGCGTTATCCACTGCGGGATAGCGCCAAAGTGCAGTGGCCAGAAGTTGATACGCTGTTCGTCGGGTACCAGCGTGGCACTGAGGGTGAACTGCGGTTCGTTAGCGGGAACAAACTCGTGCTGTGTCTGTGTTGTCATAGGGTTTCTCCGTCAATAAAAAACGCCAGCGGCGATGGCTGGCGTATGAGGTGGGGTAATCAGGGTCTGAAAAATGACTGCAGTCAGTCGGTGGATAATGCTCTGCAAATGCCATCCTGCCCGATATACCGGTTGAGGGCCGTACCGGCATCCGGTTCAAAGTTCCACGCCCGCCAGACCATCCGGCCTTCGGGGTCGCGAACCACCAGACGGAAGTGACTGTCCTGGTCGTCTTCAATGGCGATGTTGTGATATCGGCGGGTAATCGCTTCGGCCTGCTGTCGGATGAAAGGTCCCGGTGGTAACCATTTAGGTTCAGACATTCGGTGTACCTTAAAAGCAAAATCCCCTGTCGCAAAAGCGACAGGGGACTGAAAGAGAGGAAGGAAAAATAGGGTATGTTTCGTGTCGTAACGATAACACTACTGCTTAGCAGCTTGTTTTGCTTTTTCCCAGGATGGTCGGTTCGGGCCGGAAAACTCTTTCATGTCTGACCAGTAACCGATAGGGTACTGGATAACAGTTTCATCACCGACGCCGATGTCAACAGACAGATATTGACCACCTTTAATGGAGCCTTTGCGCACCCAGGCATTTGGACTACAGGTTCCAGTATCTCGCTGTTGCCAGGAACGGTCATCCTTGTCAATGATGTAAAAATCACCTAATGAACACCCACTTGCAGATTTGTGATTTAACACGGCGGCCACGTGTTTGGTATTACCAACAATCACACAACTGTTATGTTTACCGCCGCACATGTTCCACAGAGTGTCACCGTTACCCCCGGTAAATTCCCAGATGGTATTCGCTGGTGGTGCATCATTGGACGTGGTAGTGGCGGTTGGCGTGTGTGTTGGTTCCGCAGTCCCATTGACTAATGCACGTAAAACTTTCAACTCACCATCACTTGGGGTGTTAACCCACTGCCCATCTTTACCGTTGCTGTAGAAGCCCACGAAGTTATTGAGGTCAGGCTGGTACAAGAATGTCAGATTGTGGTTACCACAGTTACCGTCTTCACACATAAAACCTTTCAGGTAGACTTTACCGTCAATTTTTACTGGTTCCATCGGACCCGCTGGACCATTCATCTCGTCGAGCATCGCCGGTAAACCATTCTGATTCATGGTCTCATCAAACGACTTTTTGTACGCTGGGTCGGTTTTGTACAGGTCGAAAGGATATGGGCAGGTATTGTTTTCTGACTGACAGTTCTTGGCTTCTACCGCCGTTTTTGCGGTTGCCTGGACTACAGTCGGGGCCATCAGTGCCACAGACAATGCCAACCAACTCCATTTCACATTTGCAGAGAAAGATTTTCTTTTCATTATAAGACTCCTTATAAAACCCCTGATGCGTCAGGGGCTGTGGGCGTATGCTCGCGTATGGCGCTCTGAAGTAGCACCGAAGCTAGTGGGGTGGCGGAGACCGGTTGCCACTCCGTCATTCCCTGTCGCCAAACCAGAGTGGCGGCAGTCAGTTCACCGTGAACAATCAGGCCGGTGATGTCGTCTTCGGTCACATTGTCGTGACGTACGCCATTTATCTCGTAATACCATATCATTGTTTTTCCTTGTTAACAGAGGTCATTAAACCAAAGCTCATCCCGATCCCCCGTTATCGGCAGCCTGTGACAAAACTTCACGGATACAGCTGAAGTGAGGAAGTGCCCGGATAAAGCCTGCCTGAGTGGTTAACAGGCTGAGTCGTTTTCGAGGGGTAAAAGTGGTGTTCAGGATTGTCACTGCATGGATGGTCGCCAGAGGATGCACGGTTATATGCCCGTTAAGTTCACCGGTGAGGTACCAGCAGCCGTCGAGAAATATCAGACGGTACGGGG from Klebsiella sp. WP3-W18-ESBL-02 includes the following:
- a CDS encoding DUF905 domain-containing protein, encoding MSEPKWLPPGPFIRQQAEAITRRYHNIAIEDDQDSHFRLVVRDPEGRMVWRAWNFEPDAGTALNRYIGQDGICRALSTD
- a CDS encoding Ivy family c-type lysozyme inhibitor; translation: MKRKSFSANVKWSWLALSVALMAPTVVQATAKTAVEAKNCQSENNTCPYPFDLYKTDPAYKKSFDETMNQNGLPAMLDEMNGPAGPMEPVKIDGKVYLKGFMCEDGNCGNHNLTFLYQPDLNNFVGFYSNGKDGQWVNTPSDGELKVLRALVNGTAEPTHTPTATTTSNDAPPANTIWEFTGGNGDTLWNMCGGKHNSCVIVGNTKHVAAVLNHKSASGCSLGDFYIIDKDDRSWQQRDTGTCSPNAWVRKGSIKGGQYLSVDIGVGDETVIQYPIGYWSDMKEFSGPNRPSWEKAKQAAKQ
- a CDS encoding DUF987 domain-containing protein, with protein sequence MKIISKRRAMTIYRQHPESRIFRYCTGKYQWHGSVCHYTGRDVPDITGVLAVYAERRQDRNGPYACLMSITLN
- a CDS encoding antirestriction protein, translating into MTTQTQHEFVPANEPQFTLSATLVPDEQRINFWPLHFGAIPQWITLEPRIFAWMDRFCSTYSGGIWSFYTLSNGGAFMAPESDNDEIWRLFNCLNGNDAQMSAEAAGIAVCLIAYSHHACRTQCDAMTEHYYRLRDYALQHPEAHAILRIID
- a CDS encoding type IV toxin-antitoxin system YeeU family antitoxin; its protein translation is MSNITWGLQRDITPRLGTRLVQEGNRLHYLADRASITGKFSDAECQKLDETFPHFIRQMESMLTTGELSPHHAHCVTLYHNGFTCEADTLGSCGYIYIAIYLTQR
- a CDS encoding JAB domain-containing protein — encoded protein: MKQLSFLPGEMTPQDRRLIQRALRALDRHLHEPGVAFTSTHAVREWLRLHMAALEREEFRVLYLDNQNQLIAHETLFTGTINRTEVHPREVVKRALYFNAAAVILAHNHPSGETTPSQADKTLTQRLVQVLQLVDIRVPDHLIVGGRQIYSFAEHGLL
- a CDS encoding TA system toxin CbtA family protein, which translates into the protein MKTLPATTQRAVKHCLSPVAVWQMLLTRLLEQHYGLTLNDTPFSDETVIKEHIDAGISLADAVNFLVEKYELVRIDRKGFSWQEQSPFITAVDILKARRAMREMRT